A window from Malassezia japonica chromosome 1, complete sequence encodes these proteins:
- a CDS encoding uncharacterized protein (EggNog:ENOG503NVGP; COG:G; BUSCO:EOG09261W3X) — MAVDEGSKSLAFAISDWLQSKDVADVDATKLKQASALINEAFGVDTASAGDRSTYAKGSPGLRAIFDVFLKAQKKVAPSAEKPAAEEKKDVSDADLAEAEKLKNDGNKFMTAKDYGAALNAYTKAIELNGNSPVFYSNRAAAYSQTGQHDEAIADAKKAAEIDPKFGKAYSRLGHALFASGKYDEALAAYEKGYEVDPANKLMKSGLDACKAKLADGSRDGAVTASPGGDAPEMPNLGGAGGGAGGMPDLGSLLNNPMLAQMAQQMMSNGGLEQLMNNPMLRNMAEQFGGSGGQMPDLNAMMSNPQLRQMAQQFMGGAGGGAGGAKPADIGLIGLAVMGQNLILNMNDKGFTVAAYNRTTSKVDNFLENEAKGTKVVGAHSLQEFVSLLKRPRKIILLVKAGPAVDSFIDQLIPLLEKGDIIIDGGNSHFPDSNRRTKELEEKGLLFVGSGVSGGEEGARHGPSLMPGGSAAAWPEIKEIFQKTAAQSDGEPCCDWVGDGGAGHYVKMVHNGIEYGDMQLIAEAYSILKLGLGLEEKEISEIFGQWNKGVLDSFLIEITRDVLAYNDTDGQPMVPKILDSAGQKGTGKWTAINALDLGQPVTLIGEAVFARCLSALKEERERASKVLSGPKIKPFDGDKKQFIDDLEQALYASKIVSYAQGFMLMREAAKEYNWTLNNPSIALMWRGGCIIRSVFLKDITNAFRKNPTLENLLFDDFFANAIQKAEDGWRRIIAQGVLWGVPTPAFSSALAFFDGYRLATGSANLLQAQRDYFGAHTFRVMPGKENDHLKKGEDIHINWTGRGGNVSASTYIA; from the exons ATGGCAGTGGACGAAGGATCAAAGTCGCTGGCGTTTGCCATCTCTGACTGGCTGCAGAGCAAGGATGTTGCGGATGTGGACGCTACGAAGCTGAAGCAGGCGTCGGCGCTGATTAACGAGGCGTTCGGCGTGGACACCGCGAGTGCGGGCGACCGCAGCACGTACGCCAAGGGCTCGCCCGGGCTGCGGGCCATCTTTGACGTGTTCCTCAAGGCGCAGAAGAAGGTGGCGCCTTCCGCCGAGAAGCCCGCTGCtgaggagaagaaggacgTTTCGGATGCggaccttgccgaggccgagaagcTCAAGAACGACGGCAACAAGTTCATGACCGCCAAGGActacggcgcggcgctcaacGCGTACACCAAGGCGATTGAGCTGAACGGCAACTCGCCCGTCTTTTACTCGAACCGTGCGGCGGCCTACTCGCAGACGGGTcagcacgacgaggcgatcgccgACGCGAAGAAGGCCGCGGAGATCGACCCCAAGTTTGGCAAGGCGTActcgcgcctcggccacgcGCTCTTTGCCTCGGGCAAGTACGAtgaggcgcttgcggccTACGAGAAGGGCTACGAAGTCGACCCTGCGAACAAGCTCATGAAGTCGGGTCTCGACGCGTGCAAGGCGAAGCTCGCGGACGgctcgcgcgacggcgcagtgACGGCGTCCCccggcggcgatgcgcccgagATGCCCAACCTTGGTggtgccggcggcggcgcgggcggcatGCCCGACCTCGGCTCGCTGCTCAACAACCCCATGCTGGCGCAGATGGCGCAGCAGATGATGTCGAACGGCGGCCTGGAGCAGCTCATGAACAACCCGATGCTGCGCAACATGGCCGAGCAGTTTGGCGGGTCCGGTGGCCAGATGCCCGACCTGAACGCGATGATGAGCAACCCCCAGCTCCGGCAAATGGCTCAGCAGTTTATGGgtggcgccggcggcggcgctggcggcgcCAAACC TGCTGATATCGGCCTGATCG GCCTGGCTGTCATGGGCCAGAACCTGATTCTCAACATGAACG ACAAGGGCTTCACGGTCGCTGCGTACAACCGTACGACCTCCAAGGTGGACAACTTCCTTGAGAACGAGGCCAAGGGCACCAAGGTGGTCGGTGCGCACTCGCTCCAGGAGTTTGTGTCGCTGCTCAAGCGCCCCCGCAAGATCATCCTCCTGGTCAAGGCCGGCCCCGCGGTCGACTCGTTCATCGACCAGCTCATCCCCCTGCTTGAGAAGGGTGACATCATCATCGATGGTGGCAACTCGCACTTCCCCGACTCGAACCGCCGCACgaaggagctcgaggagaaGGGCCTGCTCTTTGTCGGCTCCGGTGTGTCCGGTGGCGAGGAGGGtgcgcgccacggcccCTCGCTGATGCCCGGTGGCAGCGCTGCCGCCTGGCCCGAGATCAAGGAGATCTTCCAGAAGACCGCCGCACagagcgacggcgagccgtGCTGCGACTGGGTCGGCGATGGCGGTGCGGGCCACTACGTCAAGATGGTCCACAACGGTATCGAGTACGGCGACATGCAGCTCATTGCCGAGGCCTACTCGATCCTCAAGCTCGGTCTCGGCCTTGAGGAGAAGGAGATCTCGGAGATCTTTGGCCAGTGGAACAAGggcgtgctcgactcgTTCCTGATCGAGATCACGCGCGATGTGCTCGCGTACAACGACACCGACGGCCAGCCGATGGTGCCCAAGATCCTCGACAGCGCGGGCCAGAAGGGCACCGGCAAGTGGACCGCGATCAACGCGCTGGACCTCGGCCAGCCCGTGACGCtgatcggcgaggcggtctTTGCCCGCTGCCTGTCGGCGCTCAAGGAGGAGCGTGAGCGTGCCTCCAAGGTCCTCAGCGGCCCCAAGATCAAGCCGTTCGATGGCGACAAGAAGCAGTTCatcgacgacctcgagcaggcgctgtACGCTTCCAAGATCGTCTCGTACGCCCAGGGCTTTATGCTCATGCGCGAGGCTGCCAAGGAGTACAACTGGACGCTGAACAACCCCTCGATCGCTCTGATgtggcgcggcggctgcaTCATCCGCTCCGTCTTCCTCAAGGACATCACCAACGCCTTCCGCAAGAACCCGACGCTGGAGAACCTGCTCTTTGACGACTTCTTTGCCAACGCCATCCAGAAGGCCGAGGACGGCTGGCGCCGCATCATTGCGCAGGGCGTCCTGTGGGGTGTCCCCACGCCTGCCTTCTCGTCCGCGCTCGCGTTCTTCGACGGCTACCGCCTCGCGACCGGCTCGGCGAACCTGCTCCAGGCCCAGCGCGACTACTTTGGCGCCCACACCTTCCGTGTGATGCCGGGCAAGGAGAACGACCACTTGAAGAAGGGCGAGGACATTCACATCAACTGgaccggccgcggcggcaaCGTCTCGGCTTCGACCTACATTGCCTAA
- a CDS encoding uncharacterized protein (TransMembrane:8 (i42-62o341-361i373-397o403-427i439-466o472-499i560-579o669-693i); COG:I; EggNog:ENOG503P095), whose product MAPAWRRWADAAERIEQRVRASLTRRFAHHGRWISRHQTRTLLLCNLVIASLFYPAVVMYLLTTSESAALGPSSHTCVERHRVLAEQPAACVGGALAPTNIWDVALVSLSDILGGGRVQRSDTSYAVHDLRLLWDETPSLEVVPYPEDRADAPTVHMAQVLVTAKAVQQGGGSPYGMLEPHALLAAQRMQDALERRLALSEISCVESDGQCLVLSPLDYWHRSAEAVHADWHPAKSYSGSPVRAVVTPPVAPLVANSTMPLLYSTTLASRWPYLPLFSRAEYLVLTFFLHDSPDIWTHWRAIVEATAAETDQATLSVPTHVGPGETFLRFKPQSLTARPTLNISVVAGGYMILLSFIFRGLVQMRRLHSRFGIAFTGSVQLVLDLIMSLSVCALLGIRLTAVPWSILPFIIVVVGSESMLFMIRTITNTPVSLTMHARIAYGLSQVAGPITLTALSDIVLLILLASTIRVPAVLQFCLFTICTLVVDYFMQMTFFLTVLSIDMQRLELAEVLLQGASAASAPQTQMVDAQPPHEPYRPRSAVGLLMSGGRALWRTRSVRSLRFSIVATVVLTTVFYFAADGTARAYLASLLFAPFGMTADTEKGDVADALQGSAYGALWAAINPEKASIVRMVVEPWALVVLRDKSLSGNGHTPPGPWLEQLFFHRRGATLFLVFLFVVCPIAGTMLIMSVVLRYLRKDADLLETQQDKSDGADAGLQSLLQPGRPRAASEAHGALRVHVEALTDELHPAPLHAICADGTWVASADVCNTLRTAHGPRASLAALAALRTDAGAAPDGSRILTMALAASGDRALLALGQASGRVSVVALPGLQLLMDATESESPLAPVQNVSFRNETLVTFHRDGRLLAWRGIPPIPDEDTSWTRPAAIASAYALAPPLPTSAWTYITVEAAADVCGVVSAKGQLVLFSVAPSKQATDTLAADPLRHVQAPALCRCALVLDAEEDGAAAAATPLTPPRHPQRRTKPWLIAGDQSGVLHLWEVAQTPTASLALAPGDGAVKRLQRVGGTFAHPVLLAATANRVWFVGAHTEGDTPSFVLLGSVENTRGAADLLTVPPRWVLGVRRAPAAPSTAPSDARATPRWEAWRMRVPRFNPVDFSPSQSLPHLERVPFPLEQLIGAGVRQRLADLDAPPPSRLPLLAARIEEMVRVPSEEGTQWYIPFGSCLVTLAAS is encoded by the exons ATGGCCCCTGCATGGCGCCGCTGGGCGGACGCTGCAGAAcgcatcgagcagcgcgtacgcgcctcgctcacACGCAGGTTTGCACACCACGGGAGATGGATCTCGCGGCACCAGacacgcacgctgctcctGTGCAACCTGGTCATTGCATCGCTCTTTTACCCCGCAGTCGTCATGTACCTCTTGACGAcgtccgagtcggcggcgcttgggccGTCGTCGCATacgtgcgtcgagcgccaccGTGTACTCGCAGAACAGCCCGCGGCATGCGTGGGGggggcgctcgcgccgaccAACATCTGGGACGTGGCGCTCGTGTCCCTGTCGGATATCCTGGGGGGCGGCCgggtgcagcgcagcgacacgAGCTATGCGGTGCACGATCTGCGCCTCCTCTGGGACGAGACGCCGTCCCTGGAGGTCGTGCCGTACCCCGAGGACAGAGcggacgcgccgaccgTGCACATGGCCCAGGTCCTTGTCACCGCCAAGGCCGTCCAGCAGGGCGGTGGCTCGCCGTACGGCATGCTCGAACCAcacgcgctgctggccgcACAGCGTATGCAGgacgcgctggagcgccgcctcgcacTGAGCGAGATTAGCTGCGTCGAGTCGGACGGGCAGTGCCTCGTTCTGTCGCCCCTCGACTACTGGCACAggagcgccgaggcggtgcatGCGGACTGGCATCCTGCCAAGTCGTACTCTGGGAGCCCGGTGCGTGCGGTGGTCACGCCGCCTGTCGCGCCGTTGGTCGCAAACAGCACGATGCCGCTGCTGTACTCGACGACACTCGCGAGCCGCTGGCCGTACCTCCCCCTCTTTTCGCGCGCCGAGTACCTCGTGCTGACCTTTTTCCTGCACGACTCGCCGGACATCTGGACGCACTGGCGCGCGATTGTCgaggcgaccgccgccgagacCGACCAGGCGACGCTGTCTGTGCCGACGCACGTCGGGCCGGGCGAGACGTTTCTTCGC TTTAAGCCACAGTCTCTcaccgcgcggccgacgctcAACATCTCGGTCGTCGCCGGGGGCTACATGATCCTCCTGTCGTTCATTTTTCGCGGGCTCGTGCagatgcgccgcctgcactCGCGCTTCGGTATTGCCTTTACTGGGTCGGTGCAGCTGGTGCTCGACTTGATCATGAGTCTGAGCGTGTGTGCTCTGCTCGGCATCCGCCTCACGGCTGTCCCCTGGTCGATTTTGCCGTTTATTATTGTCGTCGTGGGGTCCGAGTCGATGCTGTTCATGATCCGCACGATTACCAACACGCCCGTCTCGCTCACGATGCACGCCCGCATTGCGTATGGCCTGTCGCAGGTCGCCGGGCCCATCACCCTTACCGCGCTGTCGGACATTGTGCTGCTGATCCTCCTTGCGTCGACGATCCGCGTCCCTGCCGTGTTGCAGTTCTGTCTCTTTACGATCTgcacgctcgtcgtcgactaCTTTATGCAAATGACCTTTTTCCTGACGGTCCTGAGCATCGAcatgcagcgcctcgagctcgccgaggtcctcCTGCAAGGCGCCagcgctgcgtctgcgccgcagacgcAGATGGTCGATGCACAGCCGCCCCACGAGCCGTAccgcccgcgctcggcggtcGGCCTGCTCATGTCGGGCGGACGCGCGCTGTGGCGGACGCGCTCtgtgcgctcgctgcgcttctCGATCGTGGCGACGGTCGTGCTCACGACCGTCTTTTACTTTGCCGCGGACGGCACCGCCCGGGCCTACCTCGCCTCGCTCCTCTTTGCGCCCTTCGGTATGACGGCGGATACGGAGAAGGGCGACGTGGCCGATGCTCTTCAAGGGagcgcgtacggcgcgctgtGGGCCGCCATCAATCCCGAGAAAGCATCGATCGTGCGCATGGTCGTCGAGCCGTGGGCGCTTGTCGTCTTGCGCGACAAGTCGCTCTCGGGGAACGGCCACACACCGCCGGGCCCAtggctcgagcagctcttCTTccaccggcgcggcgcgacgctctttCTCGTGTTCTTGTTTGTCGTGTGCCCCATCGCAGGCACGATGCTCATCATGTCCGTCGTGCTGCGCTacctgcgcaaggacgCCGACCTCCTCGAGACGCAACAGGATAAGTCGGATGGCGCGGACGCGGGGCTGCAGAGCCTCTTGCAGCCGGGTCGCCcacgcgcagcgtccgaggcgcatggcgcgctgcgtgtgcacgtcgaggcgctcaccgacgagctgcacccTGCTCCGCTGCATGCGATCTGCGCCGACGGCACATgggtcgcgagcgcggacGTGTGCaacacgctgcgcaccgcgcacggcccccgcgcatcgctcgcggcactcgcggcgctgcgcaccgacgcgggtgccgcgccggacgGCTCTCGCATCCTGACCATGGCCCTTGCCGCGTccggcgaccgcgcgctccttgcgctcggccaggcgTCTGGGCGCGTATCGGTCGTGGCGCTCCCCGGTCTGCAGCTGCTGATGGACGCGACCGAGAGCGAGAGCCCGCTGGCGCCGGTCCAAAACGTGTCGTTCCGCAACGAGACGCTCGTCACCTTCCaccgcgacggccgcctgcTTGCGTGGCGAGGCATCCCCCCGATCCCAGACGAGGATACGAGCTGgacgcgcccggcggcaATTGCGAGTGCGtacgcgcttgcgccgccgctgccgacctCTGCCTGGACGTACATCAcggtcgaggccgcggccgacgtgTGTGGCGTCGTCTCTGCGAAAGGGCAGCTTGTCCTCTTCTCCGTCGCGCCGTCCAAGCAAGCCACCGATACCCTAGCGGCCGACCCCCTGCGCCACGtccaggcgccggcgctgtgcCGCTGTGCGCTTGTGCTCGACGCAGAAGAGGAcggggcggccgccgccgccacgccgctcacgccgccgcggcatccccagcggcgcacgaagCCGTGGCTCATTGCGGGCGACCagagcggcgtgctgcacctCTGGGAGGTCGCCCAGACGCCGACCGCGagccttgcgctcgcgccgggcgacggcgcagtgAAGCGGCTGCAGCGTGTTGGCGGCACGTTCGCACACCCCGTTCTCCtggccgcgacggcgaacCGCGTGTGGTTTGTTGGCGCACACACCGAGGGCGATACACCGAGCTTTGTGCTCCTCGGGAGCGTCGAGAacacgcgcggcgcagccgacCTGCTCACAGTACCCCCGCGGTGGGTGCTCGgtgtgcggcgtgcgcccgccgcgccgagcaccgcgccgagcgacgcgcgcgcgacgccgcgctgggAGGCGTGGCGGATGCGCGTGCCTCGGTTCAATCCGGTGGACTTTTCGCCGTCGCAGAGCCTgccgcacctcgagcgcgtcccgTTCCCCCTGGAGCAGCTgatcggcgccggcgtgcgccagcgGCTGGCCGacctcgatgcgccgccgccgtcgcggctgccgctgctcgctgcgcgcatCGAAGAGATGGTGCGggtgccgagcgaggaGGGTACGCAATGGTATATACCGTTTGGGTCGTGTCTCGTGACCCTTGCTGCGTCGTAG
- the MCD1 gene encoding sister chromatid cohesion protein 1 (EggNog:ENOG503NXWB; COG:D; BUSCO:EOG0926115V), producing the protein MPATDALFAKQGPLAKVWLAAHWERKLSKTQLLQTSIPTSVETIVGDDDDDAPVALRLSGQLLLGIARIYSRKAKYLEDDCNDALLRIQVAFRSASAVVDLSHDQLHLSRTAITLPDTFTAADLFMPEPVWANAALPDAAARSKHMARPADITLPDATLDALDQDIPHGSDALLASPLPELDTSAHFDLGLEDESMHPPAKRAREWKPRRSARRSSARPNADLSLPDIDADDSFASVGVGRDAGAPIVDAAEHVRALVGDVDLSMDFSMDSGMAPMELEAPMHASTPPRERATTPLHDVTFEQAIAANAQLTPRTAAKLRSAALLRVESALQKGPRKRPVQDRVTDIGRSHVLQVRSAAATMSTSPHELRCLPATRAELALLTAPKNAARDVQQTLSMTWGAVVPRIDSALQAAMQLTARKQRVDLLAPHQDKQHWLRQVHEQAARQNVDDEYPHEVGRRQSDAPWLTDEARFADLSSETMRSAADTTAGEKTLPPADFTLGDLPELPPLNDRPEPPAPRPEPMDLRLGTPEAEETEWHAAPVSDAQPLAAFESRAQEQPKDASLAAWDASTLQAMHVLRSTMHDEQASFQRLSHNASRRAAAGFFFEMLVLGTKDCVRLRQDEPYGDVQIEAKPALYTSP; encoded by the exons ATGCCCGCCACGGACGCGCTCTTTGCAAAGCAGGGGCCGCTGGCCAAAGTATGgctggcggcgcactgGGAGCGCAAACTCAGTAAGACACAGCTCCTGCAGACCAGTATCccgacgagcgtcgagaccatcgtcggcgacgacgacgacgacgcgccggtcgcgctgcgcctcagTGGCCAGCTTTTGCTCGGTATCGCGCGCATCTACTCGCGCAAGGCCAAGTACCTCGAAGACGACTGCAAtgatgcgctgctgcgtaTTCAGGTCGCGTtccgcagcgcaagcgcggtcgtcgacctGTCCCACGACCAGCTGCACCTGTCGCGCACTGCCATTACGCTACCGGATACGTTCACCGCCGCGGACCTATTCATGCCCGAGCCGGTGTGGGCGAACGCGGCGCTccccgacgcggcggcgcgcagcaagcACATGGCGCGGCCTGCCGACATCACACTCCCagacgcgacgctcgacgcactcgATCAAGATATACCCcacggcagcgacgcgctgctcgccagCCCTCTACCGGAGCTGGATACCTCGGCGCACTTTGACCTCGGACTCGAGGACGAGTCGATGCACCCCCCGGCGAAGCGCGCACGCGAATGGaagccgcgccgctccgcgcgccgctcctctGCACGCCCAAACGCGGACCTCTCGCTGCCGGACATTGACGCAGACGACTCGTTTGCCAGCGTCGGTGTCGGCCGTGATGcgggcgcgccgatcgtggacgctgccgagcacgtccgcgcgctcgtcggcgacgtcgacctcTCGATGGACTTTTCGATGGACTCGGGCATGGCGCCTatggagctcgaggcgccgatgCACGCCTcaacgccgccgcgcgagcgtgcgaccacgccgctgcacgacgTGACGTTTGAGCAGGCGATTGCGGCCAACGCACAGCTCACGCCACGCACCGCGGCCAAGCtccggagcgccgcgctgctccgTGTCGAGTCGGCGCTCCAAAAAGggccgcgcaagcgcccGGTGCAGGACCGCGTCACGGACATTGGCCGCTCGCACGTCCTCcaggtgcgcagcgccgctgcgACAATGAGCACGAGCccgcacgagctgcggtGCCTcccagcgacgcgcgccgagctcgcgctgctcaccgCGCCCAAGAacgcagcgcgcgacgtgcagcaGACGCTGTCCATGACATGGGGCGCCGTCGTGCCGCGTATCGACTCTGCCTTGCAGGCTGCGATGCAGCTCAccgcgcgcaagcagcgtGTCGACCTCCTTGCACCCCACCAGGACAAGCAGCACTGGCTGCGCCAGGTGCacgagcaggccgcgcgccaaaacgtcgacgacgagtacCCCCACGaagtcggccgccgccagtCTGACGCGCCGTGGCtcaccgacgaggcgcggtTTGCGGACCTGAGCAGCgagacgatgcgctcggcggcggacaCGACCGCCGGCGAAAAGACGCTGCCGCCCGCCGACTTtacgctcggcgacctgccCGAGCTCCCCCCGCTGAATGACCGCCCTgagccgccggcgccccgCCCCGAGCCGATGGAC ctgcgcctcggcacgcccgaggcggaagAGACCGAGtggcacgcggcgcccgtCTCGGACGCGCAGCCCCTCGCGGCGTTTGAGAGCCGCGCGCAGGAGCAGCCCaaggacgcgtcgctcgcggcctGGGACGCAAGCACGCTCCAGGCGATGCATGtcctgcgcagcacgatgcacgacgagcaggcgaGCTTCCAGCGCCTGTCGCACAacgcgagccgccgcgcggctgcAGGCTTCTTCTTCGAGatgctcgtgctcggcacaAAAGACTgtgtgcgcctgcgccaagACGAGCCGTacggcgacgtgcagaTCGAGGCCAAGCCGGCCCTGTATACTTCTCCATAG
- a CDS encoding uncharacterized protein (EggNog:ENOG503P66Q), protein MSRNDQWLLQQPQHQAAVLTDPMSRTFSHAGKAGASDAASVRAASIYSSSSADARSVNYIPPPSAYHPRPATRKANGPALKTVHTYTGASGKLLVQLHTPPQALPTYMGGSKSRGRGAVVGRVVLHCTDKDKASEVRIKLKAVVSVHVPKSSQATDGDMTTFSGLTPSSVSTSTREQVLLQLDHRLRAADAMFRVSDKSAAQANATGKLDRNGLYEWNFTFDIPEQGSGKSTLPVVFPGVGAHYPSSYVLESDINRGKAKEEWASVKWYIKMTVERPGLFRSNDRLLVPFIYLPPPPEKISSTLIRRQALSMQIQRVVRAAHGPVVLPPGLAEPAGKWHTEYFQLSQSSLGQPAKRSFVDKLFGANKPKDERWAISLPSAPLAVFPLRATIPFVLTLVHSAGMPLVVHPHVFLVQKVHLRARSNAAHTQYISHAKVLASPATKSGMQQWFGWVQFPSWCSPSFDTPLLSLEYFLQVKPLNTAMASVLTTIPVGLYCAPPRLAQARENAHAQGQLPAARPVPAPPASSRPPSVMSMPMAPVRRPVDAMSVHSVQTLPQSSPPSSRRTSIASAGRVAGRPMPPPMPMDPHAAGVAGIGRAHLPGADPSAAPPPHPALPDPGALHNPYDDSTPAPAPAPAPATPPRPTQPAAAPQPAEASMPQPAAYAESLAPPPDDAPHDAGPLTAEQEQAWTMDILANAYDDDGAGAFELPPSYFEATGIEDHDE, encoded by the coding sequence ATGTCCAGAAATGACCAGTGGCTCCTCCAGCAGCCACAGCACCAGGCGGCTGTACTAACCGACCCCATGTCCCGCACCTTTTCGCATGCGGGCAAGGCCGGGGCAAGTGACGCGGCGTcagtgcgcgccgcctcgatctACTCGTCGAGCTCTGCAGATGCTCGCTCTGTAAACTATATCCCCCCGCCGTCGGCGTACCACCCCCGGCCGGCGACACGCAAGGCGAATGGCCCTGCACTCAAGACCGTGCATACGTACacgggcgcgtcgggcaagctgctcgtccagctgcatacgccgccgcaggccCTGCCGACGTACATGGGCGGCTCCAAGTcgcgtggccgcggcgccgtcgtcggccgtgtCGTGCTGCACTGCACCGACAAGGACAAGGCGAGCGAAGTGCGCATCAAGCTCAAAGCCGTCGTATCTGTACATGTCCCCAAGTCGTCGCAGGCGACGGATGGCGACATGACGACATTTTCGGGACTGACGCcatcgagcgtgtcgacgtcgactcgcgagcaggtcctgctgcagctcgaccaccggctgcgtgccgccgacgccatGTTCCGCGTCTCGGACAAgtctgcggcgcaggcgaaTGCGACAGGCAAGCTCGACCGCAACGGCCTATACGAGTGGAACTTTACGTTTGATATCCCCGAGCAAGGTTCTGGCAAGAGCACGCTCCCGGTCGTCTTccccggcgtcggcgcgcactACCCCTCGAGCTACGTGCTAGAGAGCGATATCAACCGCGGCAAGGCCAAGGAAGAGTGGGCGAGTGTCAAGTGGTACATCAAGATGAccgtcgagcgccccgGGCTCTTTCGCTCGAATGACCGGCTGCTCGTGCCGTTCATCTACCTGCCCCCGCCCCCGGAAAAGATCAGCAGCACGCTGATCCGGCGGCAGGCGCTCTCGATGCAGATCCAGCGCGtggtgcgcgcggcgcacgggccGGTCGTCCTCCCTCCtggcctcgccgagccggcgGGCAAGTGGCACACCGAGTACTTCCAGCTGAGCCagtcgtcgctcggccagcCGGCCAAGCGTTCGTTTGTCGATAAGCTCTTTGGCGCAAACAAGCCCAAGGACGAGCGGTGGGCCAtctcgctgccgagcgcaccgctCGCCGTCTTTCCCCTCCGCGCAACAATTCCTTTTGTTCTCACACTGGTGCACAGTGCAGGGATGCCGCTGGTTGTCCATCCCCACGTCTTCCTTGTACAAAAGGTGCACCTACGAGCTCGCTCCAATGCGGCGCATACCCAATACATCTCGCATGCCAAGGTCCTGGCATCGCCCGCGACCAAGAGCGGCATGCAGCAGTGGTTCGGCTGGGTGCAGTTCCCGAGCTGGTGCAGTCCTTCGTTCGATACGCCGCTACTCTCCCTCGAGTACTTTTTGCAGGTGAAGCCGCTGAACACGGCAATGGCCTCGGTGCTCACCACGATCCCCGTGGGCCTCtactgcgcgccgccgcggctggCACAGGCGCGCGAGAACGCACACGCCCAGGGCCAGCTGcccgcggcacggccggtgccagcgccgcctgcgtcgtcgcgcccaCCGAGCGTCATGTCGATGCCGATGGCACCGGTGCGTCGCCCGGTAGACGCGATGAGCGTGCACAGCGTCCAGACGCTGCCGCAatcgtcgccgccgtcgtcgcggcgcacgtcgatcGCGTCTGCAGGCCGTGTCGCGGGCCGgccgatgccgccgccgatgccgatggacccgcacgcagccggcgtcgcgggcatcgggcgtgcgcacctccCAGGCGCCGatccgagcgccgcgccgccgcctcaCCCTGCTCTTCCCGATCCCGGAGCACTACACAATCCCTACGACGACTCGAcccccgcgcccgcgcccgcgcccgcgcccgcgaCCCCCCCGCGGCCTACACAGCccgcagctgcgccgcaaccAGCGGAGGCGAGCATGCCGCAGCCTGCCGCGTATGCAGAGTCGCTTGCTCCCCcgcccgacgacgcgccgcacgatgCGGGCCCCCTCACCGCCGAGCAAGAACAGGCGTGGACTATGGACATTCTTGCGAATGcgtacgacgacgatggcgCCGGTGCCTTTGAGCTTCCGCCCTCCTACTTTGAAGCGACCGGCATCGAGGACCACGACGAATAG